A region of Zeugodacus cucurbitae isolate PBARC_wt_2022May chromosome 5, idZeuCucr1.2, whole genome shotgun sequence DNA encodes the following proteins:
- the LOC105219086 gene encoding elongation of very long chain fatty acids protein F translates to MAFITKYIYQLLHDIFEQHKDPRVQHLPLVGSPFPVLAIIAGYLALVLYYGPKWMANRKPFNLKYVMRVYNAIQVLANLAIFAFGVPSTYMRKEFSLTCQPIDHTNTERYMLNTIYLSYGYYITKYLDLLDTIFFVLRKKNNQITFLHVYHHAGMVFAVYAFMTFLAGSHATMLGIINLFIHTVMYAYYFVTSVWTIERSLWWKRHITQLQLLQFGYLFIHFLMPIVRNHCQHPVIISFVGLIQNLFMFALFFDFYYKEYIRKPKLLAREQQRKCQQQQLQQQQQLQSSSQTPSQQQQQQQQQGVATQRKQHSANTVQTQLTSEVCAEAQEEQLQQTCVTPTSEQLNLCSNTASRQHIAAVSTSSLLKAKCS, encoded by the exons atggcTTTCAtaacgaaatatatatatcagcTGTTGCATGATATATTCGAGCAGCACAAAg ATCCTCGTGTGCAACATCTACCGCTCGTGGGCTCTCCATTCCCCGTGCTTGCTATCATTGCTGGGTATTTGGCTCTGGTTTTGTATTATGGTCCCAAATGGATGGCAAATCGTaaaccatttaatttgaaatatgtcATGCGCGTATATAATGCGATACAAGTGCTTGCCAACTTAGCCATATTCGCATTT GGCGTACCGTCCACGTATATGCGCAAGGAGTTCAGCTTAACATGTCAACCGATTGACCACACCAACACCGAGCGCTATATGTTGAATACAATTTATCTTTCCTATGGTTATTACATCACCAAGTATTTAGATTTACTTGATACG ATTTTCTTTGTGCTGCGCAAGAAAAACAATCAAATCACCTTTCTGCATGTTTACCATCACGCCGGCATGGTTTTCGCTGTTTACGCGTTCATGACTTTCTTGGCAg GCAGTCACGCCACTATGTTGGGCATCATCAATCTCTTCATACACACCGTTATGTATGCCTATTACTTTGTGACGTCCGTTTGGACCATCGAACGCAGCCTCTGGTGGAAGCGTCACATTACACAGCTGCAACTGCTGCAATTCGGCTATTTGTTTATACACTTTCTAATGCCGATTGTACGCAATCACTGCCAACATCCGGTGATCATATCCTTTGTCGGCCTGATACAGAATCTATTTATGTTTGCGCTCTTCTTCGATTTCTACTACAAGGAGTACATAAGGAAACCGAAATTGCTCGCCAGAGAGCAGCAACGTAAATGtcagcaacagcaactacaacaacaacagcagctgcaGTCAAGTTCACAGACgccatcacaacaacaacagcagcagcagcagcaaggcGTTGCAACGCAACGCAAACAACACTCGGCCAACACTGTGCAAACACAGTTAACCTCCGAAGTGTGTGCTGAAGCTCAAGAGGAGCAGCTGCAACAGACATGCGTCACTCCGACGTCCGAACAATTGAATTTGTGCAGCAATACGGCAAGTCGGCAGCATATTGCCGCCGTATCGACGTCTAGTTTGCTTAAAGCGAAGTGTAGTTAA